One Solanum lycopersicum chromosome 2, SLM_r2.1 genomic region harbors:
- the LOC138341955 gene encoding uncharacterized protein, which translates to MEKYIPRTLSDRRRDEFLSLEQGRMSVVAYEDKFRALSRGRGGHGRGRYYGGRGGQGNGAHLISRGGGQVGTTAAQLGRGNGQTGDRAHCYAFPGRSEVETSDVVIPDCNAKTVTLAKPGTNPLVWKGNYISTPLRIISFRRARRMVSKGCLTFLAHLRDDTSKVPSIKSVSIVREFLDVFPADLPGMPPDWDIDFCIDLESGTRPISIPPHRMSSAELRELKAQLQELLGKGFIRPSASPWGAPVLFVKKKDGSFRMCIDYRQLNKLQGACVFSKIDLRSGYHQLKIQAADVPKTAFRTRLTKSAHFIPIKMTYNAEMLAKLYISEIVRLHGVSLSIISDRGTQFTSKFWRTLHAELGTRLDLSTAFNPQTDGLSERTIQRGKLSPRYIGPFEVLKRVGDVAYELALPPGLSGLHPVFHVSMLKKYHGDGNYIIRWDSILLDKNLSYEEEPISILDREVRKLRSKEIAAIKVQWKDQPVEESTWESEVDMKERYPRLFTNSGTLSRPPLFFL; encoded by the exons atggagaagtatataccccggactttgagtgATAgaaggagagatgagttcctgagcctagagcaaggaaggatgtccGTTGTTGCTTATGAGGAcaaatttcgtgcactatccag aggtagaggtggtcatggtagaggccgctattatggaggacgtggtggccaaggtaatggtgctCACCTAATCagtcggggtggcgggcaagttggaactactgcagcacaacttggtaggggcaatggacagacaggcgatagggcccattgttatgctttccccggaaGGTCTGAagtagagacatctgatgttgttatcccag attgtaatgctaaaactgtgacattggccaagcctgggacaaatccGCTAGTGTGGAAGGGTaactatatttccactccacttcgtattatctcttttcgTCGTGCTAGGAGGATGgtgagtaagggttgtttaactttcttggcacatctcagggatgatacttctaAAGTACCTTCGATCaagtctgtttcgatagtccgtgagtttctggatgtgtttcctgcagaccttcctggtatgccaccggattgggatattgatttttgtattgatttggagtcgggtactcgccccatttccattcccCCTCATAGAATGTCttcagctgagttaagggagttgaaggcccaacttcaggaattgttaggtaaaggctttattagaccgaGTGCATCCCCATGGGGTGcccctgttttatttgtgaagaagaaagatggaagttttcgaatgtgcatagactataggcagctgaataag ttacaaggtgcttgtgtcttctctaaaattgatttgaggtctggttatcaccaattgaaaatacaggcaGCAGATGttccaaagactgcttttcgaaccag gttaactaagtctgctcacttcattccgatCAAGATGACATACAATGCAGAGatgttagccaaactctatatctcagaaattgttcgattacATGGAGTTTcactttccattatatcagatagaggtacgcaatttacttctaagttttggagaacattacatgctgaattagggactaggttggatcttagtacggCATTtaaccctcagaccgatggtctgtctgagcgaacgattcag cgaggtaagcttagtccgaggtatattggtccatttgaagttctgaagcgcgtgggggatgTGGCCTATGAATTGGCATTACCTCCAGGGTTGTCAGGactgcacccggtatttcatgtgtctatgctgaaaaaataccatggtgatggaaattatattatccgttgggattcaattcttCTTGATAAGAATCTGTCTTATGAAGAAgagcctatttctattctagatagggaggtccgcaagttgagatcaaaggagattgcagctatcaaggttcaatggaaggatcagccagttgaagagtccacatGGGAGAGTGAGGTCGATAtgaaagaaagatatccacgtctttttacaaattcaggtactctttctcgtcCTCCCCTCTTCttcctgtga